The following proteins come from a genomic window of Nitrospirota bacterium:
- a CDS encoding ferritin family protein: MERFSIREVVEQAVRTERLGYEFYTTIAKRFEKNEGLKKLFDTLAGKELIHEKMFLELKEMMGDEEPEAWADVSEYMRAIVESEFFLGRDKSLPSLDHVKTVEDAVRFAMGFEKETLLYFYGLRDAVKEKDVVDEIINEERSHIMWLAKFRDTFIS; the protein is encoded by the coding sequence ATGGAGAGATTTTCAATCAGGGAAGTAGTTGAGCAGGCTGTCAGGACTGAAAGGCTCGGGTATGAGTTTTATACGACAATTGCGAAGAGATTTGAAAAGAATGAAGGCCTTAAGAAGCTTTTCGATACGCTTGCCGGCAAAGAACTTATCCATGAGAAGATGTTCCTTGAACTGAAAGAGATGATGGGCGATGAAGAGCCGGAGGCCTGGGCAGATGTGTCTGAATATATGAGAGCGATTGTGGAATCCGAGTTTTTCCTGGGCAGGGATAAGTCGCTTCCGTCCCTTGACCATGTGAAGACAGTCGAAGATGCGGTGCGTTTTGCCATGGGCTTTGAGAAGGAAACGCTGCTCTATTTTTATGGGCTCAGGGATGCCGTGAAGGAAAAAGATGTGGTTGATGAGATTATCAACGAGGAACGAAGCCATATCATGTGGCTTGCGAAATTCAGAGACACCTTCATTTCATAA
- a CDS encoding superoxide dismutase, translated as MSYASRDYSALVGMEGFSETLIKNHFTLYQGYVTNTNKVSDILDQMLKDGRTGTPEYAELKRRFGWEFNGMRLHEYYFENLGGKSGLRKDGKLIKQMQADFGSYENWEKDFKATGAMRGIGWVVLYADPMNGKLINFWVNEHDVSHPAGCSPILIMDVFEHAYMIDYGLKRADYIEAFFKNINWAGVEARLR; from the coding sequence ATGTCATACGCATCTAGGGACTACAGCGCACTGGTTGGTATGGAAGGGTTCAGCGAAACACTTATCAAAAACCATTTTACCCTCTATCAGGGATACGTGACGAACACGAATAAGGTTTCCGATATCCTTGATCAGATGCTTAAGGATGGCCGTACAGGTACCCCGGAATATGCGGAACTGAAGAGAAGGTTTGGTTGGGAATTTAACGGGATGAGACTTCATGAATATTATTTCGAGAACCTCGGCGGAAAGTCTGGCTTACGCAAAGACGGGAAGCTGATAAAGCAGATGCAGGCCGATTTCGGCAGCTATGAAAACTGGGAAAAAGATTTCAAGGCCACAGGAGCTATGCGCGGCATCGGATGGGTTGTGCTTTATGCTGACCCCATGAACGGAAAGCTCATTAATTTCTGGGTGAATGAGCATGATGTCTCCCATCCGGCAGGATGCAGCCCGATCCTGATCATGGATGTTTTCGAGCATGCATACATGATCGATTATGGTCTCAAGCGCGCTGATTATATTGAAGCATTCTTCAAAAACATCAATTGGGCAGGTGTTGAAGCACGGTTACGGTAA
- a CDS encoding radical SAM protein has protein sequence MRYYLSPHVCLKWLETPSVYHLRTDELYELDEGSFDFLTKCSAADGCLPAGQEFVDYCAKEGILVPDRAAIQRPPVMRSPEPSLRYLELQITDSCNLKCKHCYIDPPSAIESDKKTFHELSADQIRTILREFEALQGLRVMITGGEPLLHKDFEAINHMLPDFLLRKVLFSNGLLLNRRVLKNLHVDEIQISIDGLQRAHDALRGTGTFTRSMESIRLCLEMGFEVSVSTMVHTGNLNDFDTMEKTFRKLGIRDWTVDVPCISGRLADNAKFQVTPETGGRYLKYGFGEGLHGSGEGFGCGLHLMSVMADGKMAKCSFYADRSVGTIHEGLSACWQKISPVRLGDLSCDCAYVAACRGGCRFRAEVLGNAQGKDLYRCKLYDIMKKEK, from the coding sequence ATGCGTTATTATTTATCGCCCCATGTCTGTCTGAAGTGGCTTGAAACGCCCTCAGTGTACCATTTGAGAACTGACGAACTTTACGAGCTTGATGAGGGTTCATTCGATTTTCTTACGAAATGCTCTGCTGCAGATGGATGCCTGCCTGCGGGACAGGAATTCGTCGATTATTGCGCTAAAGAAGGGATATTGGTACCCGATCGCGCTGCAATTCAGCGGCCGCCTGTTATGAGATCTCCTGAACCGTCTCTACGCTATCTTGAACTCCAGATCACAGACAGTTGCAACCTGAAGTGTAAGCATTGTTATATTGATCCCCCCTCTGCGATAGAATCAGACAAGAAGACGTTTCATGAACTTTCTGCAGATCAGATACGGACTATTCTTCGTGAGTTTGAAGCACTCCAGGGGCTTCGGGTCATGATAACCGGCGGCGAACCCCTGCTTCATAAGGATTTTGAGGCAATCAATCATATGCTGCCCGATTTCCTGCTACGCAAGGTGCTCTTCTCCAATGGGCTCCTCCTGAACCGTCGAGTCCTGAAAAATCTGCATGTTGATGAAATTCAGATCAGCATCGACGGGCTTCAACGGGCGCATGATGCCTTACGGGGAACGGGCACCTTTACCCGGTCTATGGAGAGCATTCGTCTTTGCCTTGAGATGGGCTTTGAGGTCTCGGTATCGACCATGGTCCATACCGGCAATCTCAATGATTTCGACACCATGGAAAAGACGTTCAGAAAACTGGGAATCAGGGACTGGACCGTTGACGTGCCCTGCATTTCCGGAAGACTTGCGGACAATGCAAAATTCCAGGTCACACCGGAAACAGGCGGCAGATACCTGAAATACGGATTTGGCGAAGGACTTCATGGCAGCGGTGAAGGATTCGGATGCGGTCTTCACCTGATGTCGGTCATGGCCGACGGGAAAATGGCAAAATGCTCCTTTTATGCAGACAGGTCTGTCGGCACAATTCATGAGGGGCTCAGTGCATGCTGGCAGAAAATATCCCCTGTCAGGCTGGGCGACCTAAGCTGCGATTGTGCATATGTCGCTGCGTGCAGGGGAGGCTGCAGATTCCGCGCAGAAGTCCTCGGCAATGCGCAGGGAAAAGACCTTTACCGGTGTAAACTCTATGATATAATGAAGAAAGAAAAGTGA